The region AAGATTGTTATTAAAACGGCAATCAAATAATTATTGTTTTGAGAAAAAGCCCATATACCAGAGCATTTTGTTTCTTAAAGCTGTAATAATTATTGCCTTATTAATATAAGAAGAAATTCCGATAACATCGGTTGACACGTCGGTCAAAAAGTATTATTATGATAACAATGGAAATATTATCCGTCAGACGCAATCGGACGGCGCAGATAACGAACATATCTATGACGCTGGCGGAAGACTGACTCTGATAAAGCAGAAAAACGGCACGGAATACGAATATACAAAGTATGTATACGATATCGCGGGGAAAATGACCTCGATGTATACCGGTATGTCCTCGCCGACAAATACGACAGGCGCGTCGCTCACGACATACACCTATGACCATATGGGCAACTAGCTATACAAATGGGTAATGGCATATGGGGAGAAGAAGGATGGATTAAATGCAATCCAGAGGTTATAATGACTGACAAATCTAAAGTTTGTATACATTTCGTATTTAATATAATTACAGGCTAATTTGATGATTTTAAATGATATGGATTATTATATGGACAATCTTTTAATTAAACGAGTATGGGAAGACATTGACTTTTTTGAAATTGAAGTCATAGCACAATCAAAACTTATTAGAGCAAGTATAAGAAGCTACACAACTTCAGAAGCAATAAATGAACTAGCTATAAGATTGTCAACCTTTCCGAAGAAAAACAATGATAGATATCTTTGGGAAAACGGCGTTAAAGGGAACAGCTCAACACCGTTTCTTTCACTAGAAATTTGGTGCAGTGATATGCTTGGTCACATTATTATTGAGGTATATATGGAATTGGATGATGGAGGCTCGTATGATAAACATAATTGCTGCTTTTTCATTAATACTGAAGTAGGATTATTACAAAGATTTGGTAAATCTCTAGTTTTACTTAATGAACGTGGTATAGCAAAGCAATTATTTCTTAACGACGACAACCACCTACGGCTATGACGCGAACGGAAACCAGACCACAAAGACGACGGACGGTGTAACTCAGACTTCAACGTATAACCTCTTCGGACAGCTCACAGGCGACGGGATTCTGACCTACACCTACCGTACGGACGGACTCAGACGCACGAAGTCTGACGGCACGACAACGACCGTTCATGTATGGGACGGCGGCAATATCGCTGCCGAGATGCAGAACAATGCCATTACAGTCACCTATATCCGCGGCATAAACCTCATCGCGTCCGATGCGGACGGCGTAAGGACGTATTACCTCTATAACGCTCACGGTGACGTGGTGAATCTTACAGATTCATCCGCGACTGCAATTAAATCCTATGACTATGACGCCTTCGTTGTTGAGAGGAACATAGCTTCCAGCGATGCCAACCCGTTCAGATACTGTGCGGAGTATTATGATAAGGAGACCGGGGAGATATATCTCCGGGCGAGGTATTATAACGCAAGCATAGGAAGATTTACACAGCAGGACGGATGGGGTTATGCGGATAGCAACGATCCGCTGAGCTTAAATCTATATGTGTATTGCGTGGGCAATCCGGTTATGTACGTTGACCCTTCAGGAAATGCATTAATTCATTGGTTGGCTATTGCAGGAATTATTGTGACCGGGCTTACAGTTATTTTCCAGCTGGTGGTTCAATAGCAGCAGGGGCGGCAGCAGTTGGAGCAGTAGCAAGTGGAATGGCGGCTGCGACAACGGCTTCAACTGTAGCTGCCGGAGCATTTATTGGTTCATCAATGGTGGCGGGCGGCGTTCTCATGATGGCTGATTATAGTTCAGGAGAGAATTTTGCCAACTCTGCTGATTGGTGGACAGTAGGAAGTACAGCTGTAGGCGCTGTGGTCGGTGGCGCATATGGTTACGCTATAAGCCCCAAAACTCCACAGGGTCAATGGCATAATGTTAATGAATCAATGAGTAAAGCATCCCGTGACTACCAAACGCAGATTACAGGAAGAACTGGACAATCATATGTTGTTAATGGAGTAAAGTTTGATGGCGTGAGTTCATAGGGTAGACTTATGGAGGTTAAAGGTGATTACTCAAGCTTCGTTGGTAAGAACGGTCAGTTCCAGAGTTGGTTTTCAGGGGGACAAGGGCTAATTGATCAAGCCAATAGACAATTGAGTGCAGCTGGAGGTACAGCAATTGATTGGTATGTAAGCAATCAAGCTAGCTTAAATGCTATGAAAGATTTATTTGCCAGAGAAGGAATTAAGGGAATAAACTTTATTCTTCAAGCTCCGAAATAAAGAATATCTTCCCGTGCCTTTCCAAAAGAAAGGCACGGGAATGAAAGTGAGGTTTTGTATGGTACAGTCTTTTTGCATGGTTTTATGGTGTGGACCACAAAAAATGTCCACGTCTGATATGGCTGATGTTTCCTATAAAATTATAAAAACACTAAAAGAATTTGGGGAGGAGCTTGATCACAAATATTTAAAAGTTCATAAAAAAAAGGATGCAAAGGAGTTTGACTTTACTAAGGAGAACTTAGAAAAGTTAATTGAAAAAAGCATTAATA is a window of Oscillospiraceae bacterium DNA encoding:
- a CDS encoding RHS repeat-associated core domain-containing protein, which gives rise to MVNLTDSSATAIKSYDYDAFVVERNIASSDANPFRYCAEYYDKETGEIYLRARYYNASIGRFTQQDGWGYADSNDPLSLNLYVYCVGNPVMYVDPSGNALIHWLAIAGIIVTGLTVIFQLVVQ
- a CDS encoding Tox-REase-5 domain-containing protein, which codes for MEVKGDYSSFVGKNGQFQSWFSGGQGLIDQANRQLSAAGGTAIDWYVSNQASLNAMKDLFAREGIKGINFILQAPK